In Thunnus thynnus chromosome 4, fThuThy2.1, whole genome shotgun sequence, a genomic segment contains:
- the park7 gene encoding Parkinson disease protein 7 homolog isoform X1, which yields MAGKRALVILSKGAEEMETVIPVDVMRRAGIAVTVAGLTGKEPVQCSRNVVICPDASLEDASKQGPYDVVLLPGGMPGAQNLAESPAVKEVLKAQDGRKGLIAAICAGPTALLAHGIGYGSTVTTHPAMKEKMMNGDHYKYSEARVQKDGHYITSRGPGTSFEFALKIVEELMGAEVAAQVKAPLIMKD from the exons ATGGCAGGAAAGAGAGCATTGGTAATTCTGTCTAAAGGTGCAGAGGAGATGGAAACGGTTATTCCTGTGGACGTCATGCGAAGAGCTGGG ATCGCAGTGACGGTTGCAGGACTGACGGGCAAAGAGCCAGTGCAGTGCAGCAGAAACGTCGTGATCTGTCCTGATGCCAGCCTGGAAGACGCTAGCAAACAG ggCCCGTATGATGTGGTTCTTCTGCCAGGAGGAATGCCAGGGGCCCAGAATCTGGCAGAG TCTCCTGCTGTGAAGGAGGTGCTGAAGGCACAAGATGGCAGAAAAGGCCTGATTGCAGCCATCTGTGCAG GTCCCACCGCTCTTCTGGCACATGGCATTGGCTACGGCAGCACAGTCACCACACATCCTGCTATGAAGGAAAAGATGATGAATGGag acCACTATAAATATTCAGAGGCTCGAGTACAGAAGGATGGACATTACATCACCAGCCGTGGGCCAGGAACTAGTTTCGAGTTTGCCCTGAAGATCGTTGAAGAACTTATGGGGGCCGAAGTTGCTGCTCAAGTCAAGGCTCCTCTTATTATGAAAGACTGA
- the park7 gene encoding Parkinson disease protein 7 homolog isoform X2 has translation MAGKRALVILSKGAEEMETVIPVDVMRRAGGPYDVVLLPGGMPGAQNLAESPAVKEVLKAQDGRKGLIAAICAGPTALLAHGIGYGSTVTTHPAMKEKMMNGDHYKYSEARVQKDGHYITSRGPGTSFEFALKIVEELMGAEVAAQVKAPLIMKD, from the exons ATGGCAGGAAAGAGAGCATTGGTAATTCTGTCTAAAGGTGCAGAGGAGATGGAAACGGTTATTCCTGTGGACGTCATGCGAAGAGCTGGG ggCCCGTATGATGTGGTTCTTCTGCCAGGAGGAATGCCAGGGGCCCAGAATCTGGCAGAG TCTCCTGCTGTGAAGGAGGTGCTGAAGGCACAAGATGGCAGAAAAGGCCTGATTGCAGCCATCTGTGCAG GTCCCACCGCTCTTCTGGCACATGGCATTGGCTACGGCAGCACAGTCACCACACATCCTGCTATGAAGGAAAAGATGATGAATGGag acCACTATAAATATTCAGAGGCTCGAGTACAGAAGGATGGACATTACATCACCAGCCGTGGGCCAGGAACTAGTTTCGAGTTTGCCCTGAAGATCGTTGAAGAACTTATGGGGGCCGAAGTTGCTGCTCAAGTCAAGGCTCCTCTTATTATGAAAGACTGA